The sequence ACATTCAACTAATGCTCTGCACATCCTTCAattacactcagcggccacttttaTCAGGCACACATGCTCATTAATGCTGATATttagtcagccaatcatgtggcagcatggCCCAGAGGTTtagttcttcagaccaaacatcagaatagggaagaagtgtgacctaaatgactttgactgtggaatgattggtgGTGCCGGATGGGCTGCGGATCTCCTGGGACCCCTGATgcacggcctgaaacatcgacagttgattcctctccatggatacagCCTGAGCCACTGGCATACCAAGTCGATCATCAAACAACAGTTACGATAATCCTGTTTTTACTTACCTCACGTTCACATCAACTGCACCCCAATTCTAGCTATACTAGTGGCTGGTTAGTCTACTAGCACATGTGGAAAGCAGCTGGAAGATGTGGGAGAAAAGAAATCacaatcacggggagaatgtgcaaaccccACACATACTGCACAAGGCTGCGCTTGCCTCAATACTGAACTAGCTCTGTGGCTATGGGGACTTTTGGAGATTCTGTGGCTCATATTCGTTGttatttattgtttgcatgtGTCTGTTTTCCTccctgcacactggttgtttgatggtctttgttgtgtggggATTTGGTGcattcctttgttttgtggctcactgtaagaagatgaatctcaggagaacctcaaccatcaggttccccTCATCAacgaaatgctcccacaaccaatggactcactttccatATACTGTTTCTTCCTTTAGCATTTGCAGTTTGTGGCCTTCTGCATTCTGAACACCCCAGttggatggtctttcattgattctgacaTAGcaattattctatagatttgttgagtatgcccacaaaaaaattgaatctcagggttgtatgtagtgacacatgtgcactttgataataaaatttactttgaacttaaaattTGTGCCTTATTGGCATCCTAACCTATTGTATATCACACACTATGACCCTCTCTATTTTGTGCTACATCTcattccatttaaataataacctgctTTACTTTTCCTTCTACAATAGTTACCTCATTTCTGCTAGACTATAATCCATGCGCTAACTCGCCCTATCtctagcaacacacaaaatgctggaggaactcagcaggccaggcaccatctacggaaattaataaacagttgatgttttgagctaagacccttcttcaggactgaaaaggaagggggaagacaccagaagatAGAGATGCTCTATGTCAACACTAAACCTTCTTGTCAACAATTCTGCACTCAGCACTCGTGGCTCTTCCATGTACAACAACATGCATTTACCTCCCCCAACCTCACCTGGAGttcctccaagtgaggtcttttTAAGCCAAACCAATCAGAAATTTCTCAGTACGCTACAAGCTGTGGCAAGATTATTCTATAGATACAAAGGCAAATCATGAGACATGAAACATACAGAAGGAAGTTGCAAACTGGCTTACAATCTTAAAAAAAGATCATGAAGACATTCAAGCTCAACAATTTTCATGGTTTCATGTATAATGGGGGAGAGTAGCAGTGAATAAAAGTGAAACAAACATGATTACCTATGGCCCGAGAGAGATTTAACCCTCCATTTACTCTTCCATCCAAAGTAacttttccaccagcatttttaaTCCTGGCCAACTCCACTTCATCTTCTGGTTTGTGGTCATAGGACATGTCAATAGCCTTGCCACACTCTGAAACAACACAGCGGGAATCACCAGCATTGGCTACGATCAACTGCTTCCCACGGATCAGGGCCACAACAGCCGTTGTCCCACTGTCTGAGCCAGGCTAGAAGACAACAAACACGATTAATGGACTTCAGGTTTCAGCTGTGGTGCTGGACAGATGTTTTTAAAATAAAGATGACTGCCATGATCTTATGCAATACTTTGGTTAAACGTCGATTTTCTGAAGAATGTACTCGAGAGATACTTCAGTATTGTTAAATGTGACATAAGACAACATTCATCACATAATTGACTTCTAATAGCTTGCAACAGAAAATGATCAATTTTAGTTCCACTGAAACTTTGGAAGAAAGACAAaagataaataaatcagggatttGTCCGAAGTTACATTTTCCACTTTTCAAGGTAGTAATAATCTTCCTGAGATGCCAAAAGTCCCTAAAAAGCCATACTAGTTTTATTATACCAGCAATCACTTGTACAGACTGACTTTAAActactctccatctcatgttctcaatattcattgctagtttatttatttttcaaatgCTCCTTCAACCGGCAGAGTTAGATTTTTGCTAAGCGGTTGAAAGGGCACATGAGAAATTACAATCAAACCAGCCGTCAGTTTACTGAATGACacctattacccctcaaccatcaatcagACCATTAAAACCAGAGGGGGCAACTTTACTCACCCTAACACTGAATTgttaccacaacctatggactcactttcaaagactcttcatctcatattcctgatatttattgtttattattttctttatttctgtttgtatttgcagtgTCTTGTGCACAATGGctgtcagtctttgttgtgtgtagtttttcagtgattctattgtttctctttgtatttactgtgcatgcctgcaagaaaatgaatctcagggtagaaaaTGATGacacatgtattttgataatatttattttgaattttgatgtATAGTATACTCTAGGCTGAATAGAACACCCTACTTCTAATTCATACATTTGTATTCATTATTATACTTTGGAAACTCATTTCAGTAAAGGTGACATCCCTAGCATAACATCTTACAGAAGACCTTGCCTACCTCCTCTTTAccatccattccaggcaacacaaCGTCTTCCTCTTCTTCCGCATCACTATCTTCTTGATCCTCTtcatcctcctcttcctcttcacCTCCTTCACTGCtgtattcctcctcctcctcctcctcctcctcactgcagtcctgtCAGTGAAAGATTTCAACATAGTACAAGTCACACAGCAACTCGATGTTCTGATGCCTTAATAGTAGAACATAAACAACTCAGTTACCGTAATGGATTCCTAATCAGggaaaattcaattcaatatgtCCGACAGGATTAGTGATGCCACAGCCAGAGAATTCTGCAAGTTTCCAAAACAGTTTGTGGAGGGCAATTTCAATTTCGCCATGTTGTGCTTAGAATAAAAGTTAATGCGCAGTTATTAAACACAACACTGCCATTCAGGCCAGCATTAAACAAGCCCCAGTTAATTACAGCTGAACCAGTGCACTGCAGATATAGTCCTAAATAACAGAAAATGTAGCAAACaccaggtcagggagcatctgcgaaaggagaaacagttaacattgccAGCTAGAGACACTTCCACAGAACTGGATAAAAAAATTCAGATtctaatttatttattacatgtacataAAAAGAGTGAAATGCgatatttgcgttaacaaccgaAACACCTGCTGGTGAGCTGGAGTGCTCAATCTTAGCAGAACAACACGGAAAGAGCAGATTAGCTAAATTCAGAGTGAAATACCATATTAAATTCAGAAGGCTGTAACATGCCTAGACTGAAAATGGGTTGTCCCTCAAATGGCAACAGAGACGACAAGCAAGGCACGGCGAGAGTGGAGCGGCAGGCAACTGGAAGCTCGGGGTCACGCCCGCAGACTAAACACAGGCACACGGCAAAGGAATCACCCAAGGGTGCCACTGTAGTGTAGCGATTtgtgcgacactattacagctcgaggtGTTTTGAAGTTCAGAATTCAACACCAGCGCTGTTCCGTAAGGaatttctgtacattctccccaggaactgcgtgggttttctctgagtcctccactttcctctcacagtccaaagatgtactgggtaggttaactggtcattgttaATTGTTCCGTGATTGTTAGGGTTAAACCAGGGCTGCtcaggcagcacagctcaaaaggccagaagggtctactctgcactgtatacacaaaagaaaataacatttcaagcgatactggaaacctgagcaaaacacaaaatactggaggagctcagaggtcgtccagcattttgtgtgttactaaaACTAAATGTGTGTGGTTTCTCCAATATAGAGGCTTGGTAAGAGAGGGATCTACGAGTTGATAGTTTTGCAGTTATTTACAATAGTAGTAACATCGTTGAGTGTATTTAACAAGGTATAACAATCTCAACAAAGCTACAAAGCTCCAAGTCATCTTTTGCATTATAAATCGCACACTTTCCCTTAAGGCAAATCATTGAGAAAAATTAGCGTGATGGCCCTGTTAAAGGCTAAGATCAGTGAAATAGTGAGAATAACCTTGGCTAAACAATACTAAGATGCATAATGTTTGAAGCACAGCTAACAGCAAGGGAAGAAACTAGCTGCAATAATCCTTATAATCTCTAACAGTAGTTATACTATGGGATTGTGAATAAATTAAggaagctttatttgtcacatatatattGCAACATGTggcgtttgtgtcaaatcaaatcagcaaggtttGATTTAAGGGTAGGCCTGAGTGTCACCATCCTTCTGGTAGaatgcctacaacttactaaccctaaccatacatttTTGGGAGGTGTGAGGAAACAagagcaccaagaggaaaccaATAaattcatggggagaatgtacacattccttacagacagcaacgggaatCAAACCCCAGTCAGTGAAAGTTGTAAATTAAGAAATGATGGTGACCTGCCAAGTACTGCAATAATTGAATAACTTTAATCATCTGAAAGATTAATTGGCAAAGGCAACGTCCAAGATGTATTTGGTGGCTTTTCCAATACATCGTGGAGTCAACCAAAAATCAAACTATTTTTAAGTTTGCTAGCATACAACAAAACAGGATTAATAACCTTGCATTTCTTGTGGGAAGTGATGAGCTCAAAAGAATGCAACTGTAAAGGAATTGTAACAGCTGACCAGAAAACAGGGAAAATAAATGTAGTAAGgtggcaaacaagtagggagagtTATTTAAGGAAATTTTCTTTCTCTTTAGTCCCTTGCGACTGAGGTCGAGTTTTCCACTTTGGCTTCTGAAGTGGTTGATTAGATCAACATGGGAACCGCAGCCTCTTCCACAGATAAGCCAGGTGACCAAATGTGTATGTGGGAACTTCCAAGTGAGCCCACTTCCTCCATTGTTCATGCAGGCACACTGTGCAAGCCCAAAACCACTAAGACAGGATTCTTCTCCACTCAGCAGTCAGGGCTAATGGTTCCCAGGATTCAGCAGAGATGTTGCATTTCTTCCAGAAGGCCTGAAGCATAATCTTGAAACTTTTCTTGGTGCTCAGTAATCCTTTACAATGTCAGAAGGTACAATTATGATGTTTAAGAGATCTTTAGTTAGGTACCatcgataggaaaggtttagaggaggaGGATGAGCCCAGGTGAATGACTTGGTTAGTGCTGATGAGTTAAGTCAAATGGTCCATTTCCATTTTGGGCGCCTGATGTGCAAATGTTACCAACTGAACATATTTAGGCCTCAAAGTTGGGGATGTTAGTCTGGGAAAGGACAAGGTTCTTTTATCCTTCATAGGAATTTGGAGGATTTTGCACTGGCTACATTTCTCCAGTGGCTTGAGATGCCTTAAGCCTCAGAGGCACACAGGAAGGCAAAAATCACAACTGCTGCTGAATGACAAGCTTAGACCAAATCTGAAGTCTTGATCTTCAAACCTGCTTTCCTTCTATCAGACAAAATGCTGAGTTGGCACATTCACAAATTGGTAGCCATCTTCCAATTTCTTAAAGATGTGGCAAGTGGTCTAGATTTTCCAGGGTGTCCCTGGGAACCTTTGTCGGAGGGCAGTACGGTATACTGCAGGCAGGAATGACAGAAGCCTTTGTTTTGCTCACATACATCCTCTGGCACGTTTCAGCGAAGTGCTAGAGGACAGAAGTTGGCTACTGAGCATATCCCATCACACAACACCTGCTTCAGGCCGTCCCACTGCCACCACTGAACAAGGCCCTATCTGAACCCAAAAACAATTTCAGGAGTAGGCTGAAACAcctgaagttccacaccaccaggttcaggaacagctgctttccttcaaccattcagttcttgaaccaaccctGATcgctaactcaatattaccatatCATAACCACTTTGCACTTCATTTTGTTCTAATTAAGTtccttcttgtataattcatgtTTAATTTAGGTTTTCCTTGTAAGTGTTGTGTAAACAAGCCATGGTATTGATCAAAAGACTTATAATAAAGCCTTCAAAACTGTGTCATTGAGAAAAATGTTGAGGCAATCCTTTTGGTTGCAACACTCCAAGCTGGACTTGAGCAAATCTTCAGAACTGATGGGAAGTTTTTCCAACCTACAGTAACTCCAGAACAAAGATACCCAAACTGCAATTGACAATCTGCAGTATGCAGACAAATGAAGAAAatatttcacattctccattaaagtATAAAGACTCAAGAAGTATGATCAAACTTGGctaacaaaggaagttaaggattgtTTCAAATTAGAAGAGAAAGCAGATTATTGAGTGCTGATGACATGACATTGCATCATTGCATTTAATGCCCCAGCCCAGACTCTGGTCATTTGAGAAAACAGGTCAAGACTTCACACCTGGGACAAATTCAAACAGCAGGTATCTCAAGaaaccatcaatgctgcctcaaTAACATCTTCCAAATTCACTGGAAGGATAAGTGAACCAACTCCTCAGTCTCCTTATCAATAGAGGCCTTAATTACACAGTCGGTTTTATAGAGAAGGCGCAACTATTCACATAACCAATACAAACAGACACTAGATGGTGTTGATCAAGTGGACACTGACAAAGCGGTGCTCAAAGCTCCAAATCCCTATGTTATTGAAAGAATACCACCTTTTGTACAATGAAGTCCTGATCTCTCACCATTATGGCCCCTGCACCTTAGTTGCACTGCAATTTCTTAGTGGTAATATAACACTAAATCCGGATTCCATTATTTCCCTTCTCTTTCCACTATCTCAATGTATGATAGTTATAAATGGCATGCAAAATACTGTTTTTCACTATCTCAGTACAAGTAACTTTAAATGGAGGGGGGtgaataggtgatgagaggacATGTACAGTAAATGACAATGCCATTCACTGTATATGAACAGGGGACCAAGGGTGTTCAAGACTCTCAAAGTGGCAACGTAGGTCAACAGGATGGTCAAGGTATATGGTATGGTTCCTATCACAGGTTGGGATATAGAATATGAAAGGCAGGACATTATGTCACAACTTCATTAAACTCTTGAGTATACAGCACTCTCTGCAGTTCTATAGGAAAGATATGGTTGTGCTAGACAGTGCAGAAGCTGCTGGTTGGAATAtaaaaatgacttggatgagtacATAGAAAGTTTGAGATAGGTTGTGTTTTAGCCTGAGGCCTACATCGGATCTAGCTGTTTTAACTGCATTCTCAAGGTGCACAAACAACTCACTTTTTCCTCTTTTCTTACACTCTCTACTGATCAGCTCTATAGATGAACCCATCTCCTTATTAGATGCTCCTGTACCCAATTTCAAATCCAAAGATGAGATACAACTAACCTTAATACCCAAAGCCAGATACTGGGTGAGGCTAACTTTTGTTCGAGAGCACAAGTTTTAATACTTCTAAGTACACCACTAAACGTACAACTTCTATCTCTACCTCCAAGCTCCAATTCCCTCTCTTAAATTAGCACAAATAAAATAATGTAAAGGATACCTCTTCACTATCTTCTTCCTCTTCTGCTTCTTCAGATTCATCCTCACTGTCTTCAAAGAACATTGACTTGGCCACTCGCTGAGATTTATCAGAGGAGGAGCAGGATGGCCCTGCATCAGCTGTGGATGACGACACAACAGCCTCTTCAGAACCCTTGTCAGCCTTGGCAAGTTGTTTATCTGAACCAGACCCAGTGCTGCTCCCATTCCCCAACTCAGCTTCCTCGCCCCCACAATCAGAACTGGAGGAGATTCCCGCTGCTGCTTCCGATTTCCCACTGTTGCTCTCCGTTTCATCCATATTGGTTTCACCACTCTCAAGCTCGCCATTCATTTCCTTCTCAGTTTTGTTTTTATCCCCAACCTTGGACGGCAGTTTCTTGATAGCAGGTGAAGTTTTGCTTTTCACAGGTTTGGTACTGTTCTGGTTTTGTCCATATCGGGTGAGCAGTTCTTCAATTGTCATTGTTGCCTCTTCATGCAAAAGTGCAGTCTCCTCATGATCAACTAAAGGAGAAAAGTACTTCTTAGTCACAAACAAATAGACAATGGTGTTAGCTGATTATTGAAGGTAGGGTGAATGCACTTATACTGGAGCACATAAATACACCTATTGGCTCGGCAAACAACAGTACCATTTCATGGAAAAGAGGCATAATTTTTAAAAGGtatttggaggaaagtacagggaggACATCAGAAGTAGTTTTATTTTACACAAAAAAAGTGTGGTGCATGCAACATACTGTcaagggtagtggtagaggcatatTAGGAtcatttaagaaactctaagATTGGCTCTAggctgatagaaaaatggaggacaatGTAggaaagggctagattgatcggagtaggttaaaaggtcagcacatgaCAAGCTGGAGAACATTACAGAAGAGTACAGGTCCTATGTTCAATGAAAAACTCACCTTATACTCCTTTACAGCAGAATTTTCATATTTTGCCAGTTGGTCCCCACTGACACTGTTCTTTATGAGTGCTCATCCACTAATATCTTTGTCTCATTACTAATTGTTACATTCCCATTGTCAAGCTCATTTCCTCCTCTTGCATGGATTGCCTATTCTCATTTTTATCTTCAAGCTAGTTATTGGCTTTTTGTATCAACACAGATCTTAAGAATCtgaatgaggtttaatatcactggcaaatgtctgAATATCAGAAAAGTAGAATGCCATAAAGAAACAAAAGAAATCAAAATCGATtcatgggtggggaggggatataACACTGGCATTAGGAACAAGTATTACTGAAGCAAGATATCAGTGGGTGCACTCCATCTCCTCATTGTGGCCCTTGTACATTGTCTACCTGCAATGCACTATAACTGTAACACCATATTTTGTATTTGGGTGGCATGATAGCACAGTAGTTAGTTATAGCTTGGggccagagttcaattctggtgctattCCGTTGTCTCTGCATGCCCTCccagtggaatgtgtgggtttactGCAAGTGCTAGTTTCCTCTTACAGTCCAAAACACAcaggtagtttaattggtcattgtagattgtcccgtgattaggttagggttaatcggggctATGAgatggtgcagctcaaagggctggaaaggcctactccacactgtatcactaaataaaacaaaacaaatttgaTTTTCTTTATATTACTACGATATTCTGTATGGCATGATCTGCCAGGATGGCACTCAAAACAAAAggctttcactgtatcttgatacgagacaataacaaaccaaacTCAAATACGCAAGACATCGTAAATCACACGCTGTTCTGGGTAGTAATCAATTCAAACACTGTTGCCAAATGAGAATCAAGCTGTGAGTGTTGTTCCTGTACAGTCTTCCCATTTGAGAACACGCTTACTATTTGTACCAAGTTCATCTGGGACAGGAA comes from Hypanus sabinus isolate sHypSab1 chromosome 12, sHypSab1.hap1, whole genome shotgun sequence and encodes:
- the ppm1g gene encoding protein phosphatase 1G, with protein sequence MGAYLSQPNTVKSSCERSTDKFGFGVSAMQGWRVSMEDAHNCIPELDNETAMFAVYDGHGGEEVALYCAKYLPDVIKEQQAYRNGKLQKALEDAFLCIDSKLTEEVVIKELAQLAGRSREDDGEKVADEDDVDHEETALLHEEATMTIEELLTRYGQNQNSTKPVKSKTSPAIKKLPSKVGDKNKTEKEMNGELESGETNMDETESNSGKSEAAAGISSSSDCGGEEAELGNGSSTGSGSDKQLAKADKGSEEAVVSSSTADAGPSCSSSDKSQRVAKSMFFEDSEDESEEAEEEEDSEEDCSEEEEEEEEEYSSEGGEEEEEDEEDQEDSDAEEEEDVVLPGMDGKEEPGSDSGTTAVVALIRGKQLIVANAGDSRCVVSECGKAIDMSYDHKPEDEVELARIKNAGGKVTLDGRVNGGLNLSRAIGDHFYKRNKNLPPEEQMISALPDLKSLTLNDDHDFMVIACDGIWNVMSSQEVVDFISERINKRDENGDLRMLSSISEELLDHCLAPDTSGDGTGCDNMTCIIITFKPRPVKSQVDCSKRKRCDLTDDEKENGKKAKSE